One segment of Propionispora hippei DSM 15287 DNA contains the following:
- a CDS encoding L,D-transpeptidase, which translates to MEKYVVVHLTTHRACYFENDQLIKEYRVGSGKPETPTPPGSYKVMEKLVFENQGDIDFGSRRLVLSSDKTCLHGSWNGPVEGYVSGGCVRMYNPDIEELFEKVDVGTPVIMI; encoded by the coding sequence ATGGAAAAATACGTGGTAGTACACCTGACTACCCACCGTGCCTGTTATTTTGAAAATGACCAATTAATTAAGGAATATCGTGTAGGCAGCGGAAAACCGGAAACGCCTACACCGCCAGGCAGCTATAAAGTAATGGAAAAGTTGGTTTTTGAAAATCAGGGGGATATAGATTTTGGCTCAAGAAGGCTTGTTTTATCATCAGATAAGACATGTCTCCACGGCTCCTGGAACGGACCGGTAGAAGGATATGTTTCGGGCGGCTGTGTACGGATGTACAACCCGGATATTGAGGAGCTTTTTGAAAAAGTGGATGTCGGAACTCCGGTCATTATGATATAA
- the ddlA gene encoding D-alanine--D-alanine ligase, whose translation MRKINVGILFGGKSTEHEVSLQSAKNVIDAIDKQKYEVTLIGIDKSGRWYLNDRSHFLLNENDPKLIALNKSSTNMMFVPGAEGPQAISPLGGGPASHIDVVFPVLHGACGEDGTMQGLLKLAGIPFVGAGVLGSAVGMDKEVAKRLLRDAGIPIAKFIVVHKWDREGLTFSQVSGELGLPLFVKPANAGSSVGVSKVRNEEQFQAALAAAFQYDTKVLIEEFIEGREVECAVLGNEAPIASRIGEIKAQQEFYSYEAKYIDENGAVLEIPANLPEDVIKQIQTVAVKAFKVLCCEGMARVDFFLTKDNRAVINEINTIPGFTKISMYPKLWEISGIAYPDLIDRLLQLALERHANEKELKTDRV comes from the coding sequence TTGCGTAAGATTAATGTTGGAATTTTATTCGGCGGCAAATCCACCGAACATGAAGTTTCATTGCAATCGGCCAAGAATGTGATTGATGCAATTGACAAACAAAAATATGAGGTTACCCTGATTGGCATTGACAAGAGCGGGCGCTGGTATTTGAATGACCGGTCACATTTTTTATTAAATGAAAATGATCCCAAGCTAATAGCTCTTAACAAGTCGTCTACAAACATGATGTTTGTTCCCGGCGCGGAAGGGCCGCAGGCCATCAGTCCGCTGGGCGGCGGTCCGGCAAGCCATATTGACGTTGTGTTTCCGGTACTGCACGGAGCCTGCGGCGAAGACGGCACCATGCAGGGGCTTTTGAAGCTGGCAGGGATTCCCTTCGTTGGCGCCGGGGTGTTAGGCTCGGCGGTCGGCATGGATAAGGAGGTCGCCAAACGGTTGCTGCGGGATGCCGGAATTCCCATCGCCAAGTTTATCGTTGTACATAAATGGGACCGGGAAGGCCTAACGTTCAGTCAGGTGAGCGGCGAACTGGGCCTGCCGCTGTTCGTCAAACCGGCCAATGCCGGTTCGTCGGTTGGCGTAAGCAAGGTGCGAAACGAGGAACAGTTCCAGGCGGCGCTGGCTGCGGCCTTCCAGTATGACACCAAGGTACTGATTGAAGAATTTATTGAAGGCCGGGAAGTGGAATGCGCCGTACTTGGCAATGAAGCGCCGATTGCTTCCCGTATTGGCGAGATCAAAGCCCAGCAGGAATTCTACTCGTATGAGGCCAAATACATTGACGAAAATGGAGCGGTTCTGGAAATCCCGGCCAACCTGCCGGAGGACGTGATTAAGCAAATCCAAACCGTTGCCGTGAAAGCCTTTAAGGTACTCTGCTGTGAAGGGATGGCCCGCGTGGACTTCTTTCTGACCAAAGATAACCGGGCGGTTATTAATGAGATCAACACCATCCCCGGCTTTACCAAAATCAGCATGTATCCCAAGCTGTGGGAAATCAGCGGCATAGCCTATCCGGATTTAATCGACCGCCTGCTCCAGTTGGCGCTGGAGCGCCATGCCAATGAAAAGGAACTGAAGACCGACCGGGTGTAA